A genomic stretch from Candidatus Flexicrinis proximus includes:
- a CDS encoding endonuclease V: protein MTLHPWDLTPAEAVALQRELAARIDFTTPLDLAAVRIVAGVDVSVRDDRSTAAIVALSFPDLRVLDRATATAPAAFPYIPGLLSFREIPVLLQAHARLSVRPDAYLVDGMGRIHPRRIGIAAHLGLWLDAPTVGVGKTHFIGQYDPPPNTRGGYSPLTDRGELLGVVLRTRENVKPVYISPGHRIDLDSVIRLVMACTTKYRLPDPIRHAHTTAGKPE, encoded by the coding sequence ATGACCCTTCACCCCTGGGACCTCACGCCTGCCGAAGCCGTCGCCCTTCAGCGCGAGCTCGCCGCGCGCATCGACTTCACAACGCCGCTGGACCTCGCCGCCGTGCGGATCGTCGCTGGCGTGGATGTCAGCGTGCGTGACGACCGCTCCACCGCGGCTATCGTCGCCCTCAGTTTCCCCGATCTGCGCGTCCTCGACCGCGCCACCGCCACAGCGCCGGCCGCTTTTCCCTATATCCCTGGCCTGCTCAGCTTCCGCGAAATTCCCGTCCTGCTGCAAGCCCACGCGCGCCTCTCCGTCCGGCCGGACGCCTATCTGGTCGATGGCATGGGCCGCATCCACCCGCGCCGCATCGGCATCGCCGCCCATCTCGGCCTGTGGCTGGACGCGCCGACCGTCGGCGTCGGCAAGACCCACTTTATCGGCCAATACGACCCGCCCCCGAACACCCGCGGCGGTTACTCACCCCTGACCGACCGCGGCGAACTGCTCGGCGTCGTGCTGCGCACCCGCGAAAACGTGAAGCCGGTCTATATCTCTCCCGGCCACCGCATCGACCTCGACTCCGTCATCCGGCTCGTCATGGCCTGTACCACGAAATACCGCCTCCCCGACCCCATTCGCCACGCCCACACCACCGCCGGAAAGCCGGAGTGA
- a CDS encoding NAD(+)/NADH kinase — protein sequence MNEFKRVGVLAHPLRPPTFPVAERIANDLARRGLTAVLHTEWTDQDVAPVIPTLDIVVAIGGDGAMLRAARACAPHNVPVLGVNMGQLGFLTEVRDLDRWPEYEKRLLSRDFWIEQRMMLVVTVTRAGQIIARSDALNDVVVSGEVVGRIVQMETYIDGNWTTTFNADALVISTATGSTAYALACGGPILPPELKNILVVPAAPHLSMDRPIVLSEGAVVEVRPSSRNRTAMQITADGSVVSEIRSGDRISVQASQSVSRFVRMRPRNYFYRSLLDRFEPRVKRGEDGDEWEKRVDG from the coding sequence GTGAATGAATTCAAGCGTGTGGGCGTGCTGGCGCATCCGCTCCGCCCGCCGACTTTTCCGGTCGCCGAGCGCATCGCCAACGATCTGGCCCGCCGCGGCCTGACCGCCGTCCTGCATACCGAATGGACCGACCAGGATGTCGCGCCGGTCATCCCAACCCTCGATATCGTCGTTGCCATCGGCGGCGACGGCGCGATGCTGCGCGCCGCCCGTGCCTGTGCGCCGCACAACGTGCCGGTCCTCGGCGTCAATATGGGGCAGCTCGGCTTCCTCACCGAGGTCCGCGATCTCGACCGCTGGCCGGAATACGAAAAACGCCTGCTCTCGCGCGATTTCTGGATCGAACAGCGCATGATGCTGGTCGTCACCGTCACCCGCGCCGGTCAGATCATCGCCCGCTCCGACGCCCTCAACGATGTCGTGGTTTCCGGTGAGGTCGTCGGCCGCATCGTGCAGATGGAAACCTATATCGACGGCAACTGGACGACCACCTTCAACGCCGATGCCCTGGTCATCTCCACCGCCACCGGCTCAACCGCCTACGCGCTGGCCTGTGGCGGCCCGATCCTGCCGCCGGAGCTGAAAAATATCCTGGTCGTCCCGGCCGCCCCGCACCTGAGCATGGACCGTCCGATCGTCCTCAGCGAAGGCGCCGTGGTCGAGGTCCGGCCGTCCTCCCGCAACCGCACCGCCATGCAGATCACCGCCGACGGCAGCGTTGTCTCCGAAATCCGCTCCGGCGATCGTATTTCCGTGCAGGCCAGCCAGTCCGTCAGCCGCTTCGTGCGCATGCGGCCGCGCAATTACTTCTACCGCTCCCTGCTCGATCGCTTCGAGCCGCGGGTCAAGCGCGGCGAAGACGGCGATGAGTGGGAGAAGCGCGTCGATGGCTAA
- a CDS encoding pyridoxal phosphate-dependent aminotransferase, with amino-acid sequence MTEIYDFDAIHPRRDSNSFKWNLYDADVLPMWVADTDFLAPRPVIDALKARVEHGIFGYQFGSQGLAELLVERLHRLYGWTVAPGEIVFISTLVAGLNAAVNLYGMPGQQVLVQSPIYPPFLGAPKNFDQTIANAPLTLTQSGQRLHYEIDFDAFEAAITPQTGMFILCNPHNPVGRMYTRTELERLAEICLRHDLTIVSDDIHGDLILDSDRQHIPIATLGPEVAARTVTLMSPSKTFNLAGLQCGFAVVQDKARLDKMHAAMWSGTVPHVNVMGWTAAEAAYRYGQPYLDQLLPYLRANRDALVNYVETHLPGVRVTVPQATFLAWLDLRDTPIADNPYKHLLDVGRVAPNDGKAFGPGGEGFIRLNFGCPRSVLLDGLDRIRKTLES; translated from the coding sequence ATGACCGAGATTTACGATTTCGACGCGATCCACCCCCGCCGCGACAGCAACTCTTTCAAGTGGAACCTCTACGACGCCGATGTGCTGCCGATGTGGGTCGCCGATACCGATTTTCTCGCCCCCCGGCCGGTCATCGACGCCCTCAAGGCACGGGTCGAGCACGGCATCTTTGGTTACCAGTTCGGAAGTCAGGGGCTGGCAGAACTCCTTGTCGAGCGGTTGCACCGGCTGTACGGCTGGACAGTTGCGCCGGGCGAAATCGTCTTTATATCTACGCTGGTGGCGGGTTTGAACGCCGCGGTCAATCTGTACGGCATGCCGGGACAGCAGGTGCTGGTGCAGTCGCCAATCTACCCACCCTTCCTGGGCGCCCCAAAGAATTTCGATCAAACCATCGCCAACGCCCCGCTTACGCTGACGCAATCCGGCCAGCGGCTGCATTATGAGATCGACTTCGACGCGTTCGAGGCAGCCATTACTCCGCAGACGGGCATGTTTATCCTGTGCAATCCCCATAACCCCGTCGGGCGCATGTATACCCGTACCGAGTTGGAACGCCTCGCCGAAATTTGCCTCCGCCACGATCTGACGATTGTCAGCGACGACATCCACGGCGATCTGATCCTCGACTCTGACCGGCAGCATATCCCCATCGCCACCCTGGGGCCGGAAGTCGCGGCCAGGACCGTCACGCTGATGTCGCCGTCCAAGACATTTAATCTCGCCGGTCTGCAATGCGGGTTTGCCGTCGTGCAGGACAAGGCGCGGCTCGACAAAATGCACGCCGCGATGTGGTCGGGCACTGTCCCGCATGTCAACGTGATGGGCTGGACAGCCGCCGAGGCCGCCTATCGGTACGGCCAGCCCTACCTCGACCAGCTTCTGCCCTATCTCCGCGCCAACCGCGACGCCCTCGTCAATTACGTCGAGACCCATCTGCCCGGTGTGCGGGTCACCGTGCCGCAAGCCACCTTCCTCGCCTGGCTTGACCTGCGCGATACGCCCATCGCCGATAACCCTTACAAGCATCTGCTCGACGTCGGCCGGGTTGCCCCCAATGACGGCAAGGCCTTCGGCCCCGGCGGCGAAGGCTTCATCCGGCTCAACTTCGGCTGTCCGCGCAGTGTCCTGCTCGACGGCCTTGACCGGATCCGTAAAACCCTGGAGTCATGA
- a CDS encoding TIGR00159 family protein yields the protein MELMWALDNLDLRAIIDILIVAVLFFGASLLFRGTQAVALLRGTLLLIVGMIVLASLLQLQALGWVISNLLTVVAVAIPVIFQPELRRALEQIGRGTIFNTTQKTEDLRATIIEEVVQAVEKLSERRHGALIVLERDSTLGDFVRTGIPLNAAVTSQLLLTIFWPKTELHDGAIIIGRDGKVAAAAAVLPLTASRNLPTRKMGTRHRAALGISEVSDAVCVLVSEETGRVAITQGGRMLSRVEQDRLRALLESFYNPQQAVTVTFLSRIKLRAAAFFRRNRGAAS from the coding sequence GTGGAACTCATGTGGGCGCTCGATAACCTCGACCTGCGCGCGATCATCGATATTCTGATCGTCGCGGTGTTGTTTTTCGGCGCGAGTCTGCTCTTCCGCGGCACTCAGGCCGTCGCGCTTCTGCGCGGCACGCTCCTGCTCATCGTCGGCATGATCGTCCTCGCCTCCCTCCTCCAACTTCAAGCTCTCGGCTGGGTCATCTCCAACCTCCTGACCGTGGTCGCCGTCGCCATTCCCGTCATCTTTCAGCCCGAACTCCGCCGCGCCCTCGAACAGATCGGCCGCGGCACCATCTTCAACACCACCCAGAAAACCGAAGACCTCCGCGCAACCATCATCGAGGAGGTCGTGCAGGCCGTCGAGAAGCTCTCCGAACGCCGCCACGGCGCCCTGATCGTCCTTGAGCGCGACAGCACCCTCGGCGATTTTGTCCGCACCGGCATCCCCCTCAACGCCGCCGTCACCTCTCAGCTTCTCCTGACCATCTTCTGGCCCAAAACCGAGCTGCACGACGGCGCCATCATCATCGGGCGCGACGGAAAAGTCGCCGCCGCCGCCGCCGTCCTGCCCCTCACCGCCAGCCGCAACCTGCCCACCCGCAAAATGGGCACGCGCCACCGTGCCGCCCTCGGCATCAGCGAGGTCAGCGATGCCGTCTGCGTCCTCGTCAGCGAGGAAACCGGCCGTGTCGCCATCACCCAGGGCGGACGTATGCTCAGCCGCGTCGAACAGGATCGCCTGCGCGCCCTCCTTGAGAGTTTCTACAACCCCCAGCAGGCAGTCACCGTCACCTTCCTCTCCCGCATCAAGCTGCGCGCTGCCGCCTTCTTCCGCCGCAACCGTGGAGCAGCCTCATGA
- a CDS encoding sigma-70 family RNA polymerase sigma factor, with product MIVLVLPDLATEDRLLAQAKRGDQMAIMRIYDAFFPPIYQYIRLRVGDAMTAEDLTSDVFVKLISALNGPSAPRDSLRGWLFRVARNAIIDHVGTQAKVAESTLEDWLKDTTDNQPEFEFLRMASQQRAQNAVRMLAAEQQEVLVLRFGQQLSLQETADVMGKSLSAVKSLQWRAVETLRGILNGDPSQRSA from the coding sequence ATGATCGTCCTAGTGCTTCCCGATTTAGCAACCGAAGACCGACTGCTGGCCCAGGCCAAACGCGGCGACCAGATGGCAATCATGCGCATTTACGATGCTTTCTTCCCCCCCATCTATCAATACATCCGCCTGCGGGTGGGCGATGCCATGACTGCCGAGGATCTGACGAGCGACGTATTTGTCAAACTGATTTCTGCCCTGAACGGGCCGAGCGCCCCGCGCGACAGCCTGCGCGGGTGGCTGTTCCGGGTGGCGCGCAACGCGATCATCGACCATGTGGGCACACAGGCGAAAGTCGCGGAGTCGACGCTTGAGGACTGGCTGAAGGACACGACCGATAACCAGCCGGAGTTCGAATTTCTGCGGATGGCGAGCCAGCAGCGCGCGCAGAACGCCGTCCGGATGCTGGCGGCCGAACAACAGGAAGTGCTGGTGCTGCGCTTTGGCCAGCAGTTGAGCCTGCAGGAAACAGCCGACGTGATGGGCAAGAGCCTGAGCGCCGTCAAATCGCTGCAGTGGCGGGCGGTCGAGACGCTGCGCGGCATCCTGAACGGCGACCCCAGCCAGAGGAGCGCGTGA
- the argF gene encoding ornithine carbamoyltransferase, which yields MRHFIQLEDWSTEELRALIDDAARLKAEYFAGGNQPILKGKILAMIFQKPSLRTRVSFDVGMQHLGGTAIMLGQNEVGLGKREAISDIARVLSGMVHGIMARVFDHNHLAELARWSGVPVINGLSDDHHPCQVMADVLTIREHFGRTDGLKLAYIGDGNNVAASLLFMCAHFGIDFTIAAPSGYTLPQVVLDAAAPVVRRSEIEFTQLERPEEAAKGADILYTDTWISMGQEAEAEERIKVFGGYQINDDLLGLAKSDAVVMHDLPAYRGKEITDEMMDGPRAIIFQQAHNRLHAQKAVLAKLLMQ from the coding sequence ATGCGGCACTTTATTCAGCTTGAAGACTGGTCAACCGAAGAACTCCGCGCCCTGATCGATGATGCGGCGCGTTTGAAAGCCGAGTATTTTGCCGGCGGCAATCAGCCCATCCTCAAGGGCAAGATCCTCGCCATGATCTTCCAGAAACCCTCCTTGCGTACCCGCGTCAGCTTCGACGTGGGCATGCAGCACCTCGGCGGCACCGCCATCATGCTCGGCCAGAACGAGGTCGGCCTCGGCAAGCGCGAAGCCATCAGCGATATCGCCCGCGTCCTCTCCGGCATGGTCCACGGCATCATGGCCCGCGTCTTCGACCACAACCATCTGGCCGAGCTGGCCCGTTGGAGCGGCGTGCCGGTCATCAATGGCCTCAGCGACGACCATCACCCCTGTCAGGTCATGGCCGATGTATTGACGATTCGTGAGCATTTTGGCCGCACCGATGGCCTGAAATTGGCGTATATTGGTGATGGCAACAATGTCGCGGCGTCGCTCTTGTTCATGTGCGCGCACTTCGGCATCGACTTCACCATTGCCGCGCCCTCGGGCTATACCCTTCCGCAAGTCGTTCTCGATGCCGCCGCGCCCGTTGTCCGCCGCAGTGAGATCGAATTTACGCAGCTTGAACGGCCCGAAGAAGCAGCCAAAGGCGCGGACATCCTCTATACCGATACCTGGATCAGCATGGGTCAGGAAGCCGAAGCCGAGGAACGTATCAAGGTCTTCGGCGGCTACCAGATCAACGACGATTTGCTCGGCCTTGCCAAATCCGACGCGGTGGTGATGCACGACCTCCCCGCATACCGTGGCAAGGAAATCACCGATGAGATGATGGATGGCCCTCGCGCCATCATCTTTCAGCAGGCACATAACCGCCTGCATGCACAAAAGGCCGTCTTGGCGAAATTGTTGATGCAGTAA
- the recN gene encoding DNA repair protein RecN: MLEELRIQNFAIIDRLELGFAPGLNVITGETGAGKSIIIDAVELLLGGKADTSVVRGGAEKASIEGQFTLKGITRGMLMPILEREELLGDSDDYVTLYREVRANGRTVARVNGVTVNLEVLREIGDSLVDIHGQSEHLSLLNSRYHLDLLDRYADLMGVREALATLVDNLSNVRREINSLRSDKAAIERRADALRHEIEDIESAKLKLNEEDDLKAERLRLANSEQLATLAGTIVTLLSGEDGEDLPGVDRLQQVAHALTKLAAIDSELSDWAEVAEGIAAQIQDLAVDMADYAESVEYNPKRLNDIEERLEVFAKLKRRYSANSVEALLEHVVEAKAELDGIENSDERLELLGKKEYELLVNIGELASKISGVRRTAAKQLSKRVMRELADLRMERAIFEVALNQTDDPDGCFVGQRRLAFDQQGIDTVEMMLSANPGEPLRPLAKVASGGEAARIMLALKRVLTAADHTPTLIFDEVDQGIGGRIGTVVGEKLWTLTNGHQVLVVTHLPQLASFADRHYHVKKVAHADRTSTQVTPLDDETERVSELAAMLGTIGESGLQSARDIIAEAHSRKLAVHASITEAK; encoded by the coding sequence ATGCTCGAAGAGCTGCGGATTCAGAATTTCGCCATCATCGACCGGCTCGAACTCGGCTTCGCGCCGGGCTTAAACGTCATTACCGGCGAGACCGGCGCCGGCAAGTCGATCATCATCGACGCCGTCGAGCTGCTGCTGGGCGGAAAAGCCGATACCAGCGTCGTGCGCGGCGGCGCCGAAAAAGCCTCGATCGAAGGGCAGTTCACGCTCAAAGGCATCACCCGCGGCATGCTGATGCCCATTCTGGAGCGCGAGGAGCTCCTCGGCGACAGCGACGATTACGTCACCCTCTACCGCGAGGTCCGCGCCAACGGCCGCACCGTCGCCCGCGTCAACGGCGTCACCGTCAATCTCGAAGTCCTGCGCGAAATCGGCGACTCGCTGGTCGACATCCACGGCCAGAGCGAGCACCTTTCCCTGCTCAACAGCCGCTACCACCTCGACCTGCTTGACCGCTACGCCGACCTGATGGGCGTACGTGAGGCGCTCGCCACGCTGGTCGACAACCTCTCCAATGTCCGCCGCGAAATCAATAGCCTGCGCAGCGACAAAGCCGCCATCGAACGCCGCGCCGATGCCCTGCGCCACGAGATCGAGGACATCGAGAGCGCCAAACTCAAGCTCAATGAGGAAGACGACCTCAAAGCCGAGCGCTTGCGCCTCGCCAACAGCGAGCAGTTAGCCACCCTGGCCGGCACCATCGTCACGCTTCTCAGCGGCGAAGACGGCGAAGACCTCCCCGGCGTCGACCGGCTTCAGCAGGTCGCCCACGCCCTCACCAAGCTCGCCGCCATCGACTCCGAGCTGTCCGACTGGGCGGAAGTCGCCGAAGGCATCGCGGCTCAGATCCAGGATTTGGCCGTCGATATGGCCGACTACGCCGAATCGGTCGAATATAACCCCAAGCGCCTCAACGACATCGAGGAACGCCTTGAAGTCTTCGCCAAGCTCAAGCGCCGCTACTCCGCCAATTCCGTCGAGGCGCTGCTGGAGCACGTCGTCGAGGCCAAAGCCGAACTCGACGGCATCGAGAACAGCGACGAGCGCCTTGAGCTGTTAGGCAAAAAAGAATACGAGCTGCTCGTCAACATCGGCGAGCTGGCCTCCAAGATCAGCGGCGTGCGGCGCACCGCCGCCAAGCAGCTTTCCAAGCGCGTGATGCGCGAACTGGCCGACCTGCGCATGGAACGCGCCATCTTCGAAGTCGCCCTGAACCAGACCGACGACCCCGACGGCTGTTTCGTCGGTCAGCGCCGCCTGGCCTTCGACCAGCAGGGCATCGACACCGTTGAGATGATGCTCAGCGCCAACCCCGGCGAACCGCTCCGCCCGTTGGCCAAGGTCGCCAGCGGCGGTGAAGCCGCCCGTATCATGCTCGCCCTCAAGCGCGTCCTGACCGCCGCCGACCATACCCCGACCCTCATCTTCGATGAAGTCGATCAGGGCATCGGCGGCCGCATCGGCACCGTCGTCGGCGAAAAGCTCTGGACGCTCACCAACGGCCATCAGGTGCTGGTCGTCACCCATCTCCCGCAGCTTGCCAGCTTTGCCGACCGCCATTACCACGTCAAAAAAGTCGCCCATGCCGACCGCACCAGCACCCAGGTCACCCCGCTCGACGACGAGACCGAGCGCGTCAGCGAACTGGCCGCCATGCTCGGCACCATCGGCGAAAGCGGCCTGCAATCCGCCCGCGACATCATCGCCGAAGCACACTCCCGAAAACTTGCGGTACATGCATCGATCACCGAGGCCAAATGA
- a CDS encoding LysM peptidoglycan-binding domain-containing protein, which translates to MNIRRVSIITAVLAVLLLIVASVSGAQAVTATGKAFGSVEAFDETSITVAGVVFDTTQATFDDEGVIAVGAWVEIDFVVLSDGTASALVVEISDSTDTGDDDDDDDDDSVEDLHAAGVIEAMGDGTITVAGAVFNITGATLDDEGTLAVGVWVDIDYVVATDGTLMATEVEIDSSDDDDDDDSSDDDDDSSDFDDDSATFILSGTIESIDGTTIVVSGVSVDVSGAEIDDDDGLQVGDVVTVYFGTDASGALFAGLVDEIDDLDDPFDGDDDDDDDDDDDSSDDLHASGAIEAMGDGTITVGGMVFNITGATLDDEGTLAVGVWVDIDYVVAADGTLMATEVEIDSPSGDDDDDDDDDDDDDSSDDLHASGVIEAMGDGTITVGGAVFNITGATLDDEGTLAVGVWVDIDYVVAADGTLMATEVEIDSPSGDDDDDDDDDDDDDDDVINGCVRPTGWTTYEIHRGDTLSRIAAAAQTTIEALVTANCLENAALIYVGQDLFVPIPVQHIGDDDHDDDDDDDDDDDDDNSGSHDDDDDDDDDNSGSHDDDDDDDDDNSGSHDDDDDDDDDSGSDDDDDDDDDDN; encoded by the coding sequence ATGAATATCAGACGTGTTTCCATCATCACAGCGGTGCTTGCCGTGCTGCTCCTGATTGTCGCCAGCGTTAGCGGCGCACAGGCCGTAACGGCGACCGGCAAAGCGTTCGGAAGTGTCGAGGCCTTCGACGAAACCTCGATTACAGTGGCGGGCGTGGTCTTTGACACCACGCAGGCGACATTCGATGACGAAGGCGTGATCGCGGTTGGCGCCTGGGTTGAGATCGACTTTGTCGTGCTGAGCGACGGCACGGCCTCGGCGCTGGTGGTCGAGATCAGCGACTCGACGGATACGGGCGATGACGACGACGATGATGACGACGACAGCGTGGAAGACCTGCACGCCGCGGGCGTGATCGAAGCGATGGGCGACGGCACGATCACAGTGGCCGGCGCGGTGTTCAACATTACCGGCGCGACGCTGGACGATGAAGGCACACTAGCGGTCGGCGTATGGGTCGACATCGATTATGTGGTGGCGACAGACGGCACGCTGATGGCGACCGAAGTCGAGATCGACAGCAGCGATGACGACGACGACGATGACAGCAGCGATGACGACGACGACAGCAGCGACTTTGACGACGACAGCGCCACGTTTATCTTGTCGGGCACGATCGAGAGCATCGACGGCACGACGATCGTGGTCAGCGGCGTGAGCGTGGACGTCAGCGGCGCGGAAATTGACGACGACGACGGCCTGCAGGTTGGCGATGTGGTGACGGTTTACTTCGGCACCGACGCCTCGGGCGCGCTGTTTGCTGGCCTGGTCGACGAGATTGACGACCTGGACGACCCGTTCGATGGCGACGATGACGATGACGACGATGATGATGACGACAGCAGCGACGACCTGCATGCATCGGGTGCAATCGAAGCGATGGGCGACGGCACAATCACGGTCGGCGGCATGGTGTTCAATATCACCGGCGCGACGCTGGACGACGAAGGCACGCTGGCGGTTGGCGTGTGGGTCGACATCGACTATGTGGTGGCGGCAGACGGCACCCTGATGGCGACCGAAGTCGAAATCGACAGCCCGAGCGGCGACGATGATGACGACGACGATGACGACGACGATGACGACAGCAGCGACGACCTGCATGCATCGGGCGTGATCGAAGCGATGGGCGACGGCACAATCACGGTCGGCGGCGCGGTGTTCAATATCACCGGCGCGACGCTGGACGACGAAGGCACGCTGGCGGTCGGCGTGTGGGTCGACATCGATTATGTGGTGGCGGCAGACGGCACCCTGATGGCGACCGAAGTCGAGATCGACAGCCCGAGCGGCGACGATGACGACGATGACGATGATGATGACGACGACGACGACGACGTGATCAACGGCTGTGTCCGCCCCACCGGCTGGACGACCTACGAAATTCACCGCGGCGATACCCTGAGCCGGATCGCAGCGGCCGCCCAGACCACCATCGAAGCACTGGTCACCGCGAACTGCCTTGAGAACGCCGCCCTGATTTATGTCGGACAGGACCTGTTTGTCCCGATCCCTGTCCAGCACATTGGCGACGACGACCACGATGACGACGACGATGACGACGATGATGATGACGACGACAACAGCGGGTCACACGACGATGACGACGATGACGACGATGACAACAGCGGGTCGCATGACGACGACGACGACGATGACGACGACAACAGCGGGTCGCATGACGACGACGACGATGACGACGACGACAGCGGGTCGGATGATGACGACGACGATGACGATGACGACAACTAG
- a CDS encoding LysM peptidoglycan-binding domain-containing protein, with translation MTKQRILLIGLLAAILILGASIINAQSSASGSFTGTIDVFNDSLVLVSGVAFSLNGTDIDPDLALASGTPVTVDYILSGGAFSATRLTLPSTAERGIGKVSGSVDLTNGMTIIVGGLAFNAAGADIASDSVFKVGELVDVEFSVNGGVFVVTELAPYDQKRGIIVGTVDAIEPPQITIGGVTFDASEAEVDDSEFELVLDALVKLEFGIEPDGIVRAYAIQVRMPASVTVRSGDTGRVIVAGVVEEKSEVSLTIAGVTVDTTEARVDELVTIGLPARVTFRRSVDKSGPLTPVRVRPLDDLDDIDEVIDTTYGDDDDDDDDSSSDDSAASCTLPSGWTTYTVRRGDTLGRIANAANSSASELVTANCLASANLIFVGQVLFVPNAVNSGPGSSDDSGSDDDNDGSDDDGTDDQGGGNDDSNDDSGSDDDGTDDQGGGNDDSGSDDGSDDSDDSDDDDGDDD, from the coding sequence ATGACAAAACAACGAATTCTGCTTATCGGGTTACTGGCGGCGATCCTGATCCTGGGCGCGTCCATCATCAACGCGCAATCCAGCGCAAGCGGCAGCTTTACCGGGACGATCGATGTGTTTAACGACTCGCTCGTGCTGGTATCGGGCGTGGCCTTCAGCCTCAACGGGACGGACATCGATCCGGACCTGGCGCTGGCAAGCGGCACGCCGGTGACGGTTGACTATATTTTGAGCGGCGGAGCGTTCAGCGCCACGCGGCTGACCCTGCCAAGCACGGCCGAGCGCGGCATCGGGAAGGTCAGCGGAAGCGTCGACCTGACCAACGGCATGACGATTATCGTGGGCGGGCTGGCGTTCAACGCCGCCGGCGCCGACATTGCCAGCGATTCGGTGTTCAAGGTCGGCGAACTGGTGGATGTCGAATTCAGCGTGAACGGCGGCGTATTCGTGGTGACCGAGCTTGCGCCTTACGATCAGAAGCGCGGCATCATTGTCGGCACGGTGGATGCGATTGAACCGCCGCAGATCACCATCGGCGGCGTCACGTTCGACGCGTCGGAGGCGGAGGTGGACGATTCGGAGTTTGAGCTGGTGCTCGACGCGCTGGTGAAGCTGGAATTCGGCATCGAGCCGGATGGGATCGTCCGCGCATATGCTATCCAGGTCAGAATGCCGGCCTCGGTGACGGTGCGGTCGGGCGATACGGGCCGGGTGATCGTGGCAGGCGTGGTCGAGGAAAAATCCGAGGTCAGCCTGACGATTGCGGGCGTCACGGTCGATACGACCGAAGCACGGGTGGACGAGCTGGTGACGATCGGGCTGCCGGCGCGCGTGACGTTCCGCCGCTCGGTCGACAAGAGCGGCCCGCTGACTCCGGTGCGCGTCCGGCCGCTGGACGACCTCGACGACATCGACGAAGTGATCGATACAACCTATGGCGATGACGACGACGACGATGACGATAGCAGCAGCGACGACAGCGCCGCGAGCTGCACGCTGCCGAGCGGCTGGACGACCTATACCGTGCGGCGCGGAGACACGCTGGGCCGGATCGCCAACGCTGCGAACAGCTCGGCGAGCGAGTTGGTGACGGCCAACTGCCTGGCCAGCGCGAACCTGATCTTTGTCGGGCAGGTGCTGTTCGTGCCGAACGCCGTCAACAGCGGCCCTGGCTCATCGGACGATAGCGGCAGCGACGACGATAACGACGGCAGCGATGACGACGGCACCGACGATCAGGGCGGCGGCAACGACGACAGCAACGACGACAGCGGCAGCGATGACGATGGTACCGACGACCAGGGCGGCGGCAACGACGACAGCGGGTCGGACGACGGCAGCGATGACAGTGATGACAGTGATGACGACGACGGGGACGACGACTAA